A region from the Arthrobacter gengyunqii genome encodes:
- a CDS encoding DoxX family protein yields the protein MSLVSRLAAAAAQPAPPTSKPRRLGAIALGAFLAFAGTSHLTFARSEFQAQVPDWVPLDNDAVVLLSGVAEISLGAALILLRKRRVPAGWAAAAFFVAIFPGNISQYVTHTDAFGLDTDGKRLGRLFFQPLLVIWALWSTGAWKALRAAAKK from the coding sequence ATGTCTCTCGTTTCACGCCTTGCCGCGGCTGCGGCCCAACCTGCCCCGCCGACGTCGAAGCCCCGCCGACTGGGCGCGATCGCCCTGGGCGCGTTCCTGGCGTTCGCCGGAACGTCGCACCTGACCTTTGCCCGTTCAGAGTTTCAGGCGCAGGTTCCGGACTGGGTTCCGCTGGATAACGACGCCGTCGTGCTGCTTTCCGGGGTGGCGGAGATCAGCCTCGGTGCCGCTCTGATCCTGCTCCGCAAGCGACGGGTGCCGGCGGGATGGGCCGCGGCGGCGTTCTTTGTGGCGATTTTCCCCGGCAACATTTCCCAGTACGTCACGCACACTGATGCTTTTGGCCTGGATACGGACGGCAAGCGTCTGGGCCGGCTGTTCTTCCAGCCCCTGCTGGTGATCTGGGCGCTGTGGTCCACGGGTGCGTGGAAGGCGTTGCGGGCTGCGGCGAAGAAGTAG
- a CDS encoding ABC transporter substrate-binding protein: MRNNIIRKLSTAAAGGVLLTLALAGCGSGSLSGDEAESSPSAAENSGGAELQKVVVGVLSIAPSSAMQYGIDEGIFEEHGLDIELQTGTGGAAMLPAVSTGSMNFAVGNPLSVMVAKDKGLDMKIVSGYSNSKAEGNDINGVVVRKDSGIASFADLEGKTTSVNAVNTQGDLTIMESASLAGADPKGIKFNEMPFPDMEAQLELGNTDAVWLPEPFLSRALANPENVLVGYPNQEAVPGMPTMVTFTSGNYAQENPEIVTAFQDAVTETLEQAEANIDDVRATLPAFMGMDIAVAEKMNMEEFDGKLRSDELSSMGELMLKYEFVAKEPDIAAMTVQ, encoded by the coding sequence ATGAGGAACAACATCATCAGGAAGCTCTCCACAGCGGCGGCAGGCGGGGTGCTGCTGACACTTGCCCTGGCCGGCTGCGGCTCCGGCTCGCTATCCGGAGACGAAGCGGAGTCATCGCCCTCGGCCGCCGAGAACTCCGGCGGCGCCGAACTGCAGAAGGTGGTGGTGGGGGTGCTGTCCATCGCGCCGTCCTCCGCCATGCAGTACGGCATTGATGAAGGCATCTTCGAGGAGCACGGCCTGGACATTGAACTGCAGACCGGCACCGGCGGCGCCGCCATGCTGCCGGCCGTGTCCACTGGAAGCATGAATTTTGCCGTGGGCAACCCGCTCTCGGTCATGGTGGCCAAGGACAAGGGCCTGGACATGAAGATTGTTTCCGGCTATTCGAATTCGAAGGCCGAGGGCAATGACATCAACGGCGTGGTGGTCCGCAAGGACTCGGGTATTGCTTCCTTTGCGGACCTGGAAGGCAAAACCACTTCCGTGAACGCGGTCAATACCCAGGGCGACCTCACCATCATGGAAAGCGCCTCGCTGGCCGGCGCTGATCCGAAAGGCATCAAATTCAATGAGATGCCCTTTCCGGACATGGAAGCACAGCTGGAGCTGGGCAACACTGACGCAGTGTGGCTGCCCGAGCCTTTCCTGAGTCGCGCCCTGGCCAACCCCGAAAACGTCCTGGTGGGCTATCCCAACCAGGAGGCCGTTCCCGGGATGCCGACCATGGTCACCTTCACCTCCGGCAACTACGCGCAGGAGAATCCGGAGATCGTCACTGCGTTCCAGGACGCCGTCACGGAAACACTGGAGCAGGCAGAGGCCAACATCGACGACGTCCGGGCTACCCTGCCAGCCTTCATGGGCATGGACATCGCGGTGGCGGAAAAGATGAACATGGAGGAATTCGACGGCAAACTCCGGTCCGATGAGCTCTCTTCCATGGGTGAGCTGATGCTGAAGTACGAATTCGTGGCGAAGGAACCGGACATCGCCGCCATGACGGTGCAGTAA
- a CDS encoding acyl-CoA synthetase, translated as MENHGVGSWIYRRHLKSAGRTALVFQDRSIGYTELNERINRLANALRSRGVRHGSRVAFLGDNHPAFLETFFAAGTLGAVFVPLNTRLAPPEIRFALEDSGAAVLVHTGALAPLARRGSGGTAVELRLEVADGSEPEEGTAAGPGTVPALDFDTVLDFDSVIAAAPPERLDVPVGLEDGAMILYTSGTTGQPKGALLTHSNLAWNCYNVLVDYDVSMTEVALMISPMFHVASLDMGVLPVLLKGGTVVLESRFEPGRTLAAIEQYAATYISGVPTTFQMLCEHPDWDKRDLTSLTTITCGGSAVPMRVLEAYEARGLSFSNGYGMTETAPGATALPAARSREKAGSAGLPHFFTDVRVSGPDGQVLGAGEVGEIQIAGPNVIRSYWNRPDATADAYADGAWFRSGDMGHFDDDGFLFISDRLKDMIISGGENIYPAEVEQAIAELEAVGAVAVIGVPDSRWGEVPRAVITVREGYALTAEEVQEHLFGRLARYKVPRTVLMVSDLPRTASGKIRKAELRRRYSD; from the coding sequence ATGGAAAACCACGGGGTGGGCTCATGGATCTACCGCCGGCACCTGAAGTCCGCCGGCCGGACCGCCCTGGTGTTCCAGGACCGGAGCATCGGTTACACGGAGCTCAATGAGCGGATCAACCGGCTGGCGAACGCCCTGCGCAGCCGCGGGGTACGGCACGGCAGCCGAGTGGCGTTTCTCGGAGACAACCACCCGGCCTTCCTGGAAACGTTTTTCGCCGCCGGAACGCTGGGGGCGGTATTCGTGCCGCTGAACACCCGGCTTGCTCCGCCGGAAATCCGGTTTGCGCTGGAGGACTCAGGTGCCGCGGTGCTGGTGCACACGGGTGCGCTGGCCCCGCTGGCCCGCAGAGGTTCGGGCGGAACGGCGGTCGAGCTGCGGCTGGAAGTTGCGGACGGATCAGAGCCGGAGGAGGGAACCGCTGCGGGGCCGGGCACGGTCCCCGCGCTGGACTTCGACACCGTGCTGGATTTTGACTCCGTGATCGCCGCGGCGCCGCCGGAGCGGCTGGACGTGCCGGTGGGGCTGGAGGACGGGGCGATGATCCTGTACACCTCCGGGACCACCGGCCAGCCGAAGGGTGCCCTGCTGACTCACTCCAATCTCGCGTGGAACTGCTACAACGTGCTGGTGGACTATGACGTGTCCATGACGGAAGTGGCGCTGATGATCTCCCCGATGTTCCATGTGGCCTCCCTGGACATGGGCGTGCTGCCGGTGCTCCTGAAGGGCGGAACAGTGGTGCTTGAATCCCGGTTCGAACCGGGCCGTACGCTGGCTGCGATCGAACAGTACGCGGCCACGTACATCAGCGGTGTCCCCACCACCTTCCAGATGCTGTGTGAACATCCGGACTGGGACAAGCGGGACCTCACCTCGCTGACCACCATCACCTGCGGCGGCTCGGCAGTTCCCATGCGTGTGCTGGAGGCCTATGAGGCGCGCGGCCTGTCCTTTTCCAACGGCTACGGGATGACCGAAACGGCTCCGGGTGCCACCGCGCTTCCGGCCGCCCGATCGCGGGAGAAAGCCGGTTCCGCCGGATTACCGCACTTCTTCACCGATGTCCGGGTCAGCGGGCCGGACGGGCAGGTGCTCGGCGCCGGTGAAGTGGGGGAGATCCAGATTGCCGGACCGAACGTCATCCGCTCCTACTGGAACCGGCCGGACGCCACTGCGGACGCTTATGCGGACGGGGCCTGGTTCCGCTCCGGAGACATGGGCCATTTCGACGACGACGGTTTCCTCTTCATCTCCGACCGGCTGAAGGACATGATCATTTCCGGCGGCGAGAACATCTACCCCGCGGAGGTGGAGCAGGCCATCGCGGAGCTTGAGGCTGTCGGTGCCGTCGCCGTCATCGGTGTTCCGGATTCTCGATGGGGAGAAGTGCCGCGGGCCGTCATCACCGTTCGGGAGGGTTACGCACTGACGGCCGAAGAGGTGCAGGAACACCTCTTCGGCCGTCTGGCCCGGTACAAAGTGCCGCGCACCGTGCTGATGGTTTCGGATCTGCCGCGCACCGCCAGCGGAAAGATCCGCAAGGCGGAACTGCGGCGGCGGTATTCGGACTAG
- a CDS encoding helix-turn-helix transcriptional regulator, with amino-acid sequence MVPRKADFASPVRERRKQQRMTQAELSELVGVSRQTIIAVEQGDYAPSVYLALKIARALGGTVEELFTDEAGDRK; translated from the coding sequence ATGGTTCCTCGAAAGGCTGACTTTGCGAGTCCGGTGCGGGAGCGCCGGAAGCAGCAGCGCATGACCCAGGCAGAGCTGTCCGAGCTGGTGGGGGTGAGCCGGCAGACGATTATCGCCGTCGAGCAGGGCGACTACGCCCCGTCGGTGTATCTGGCCCTGAAGATTGCCCGTGCCTTGGGCGGGACCGTCGAGGAACTGTTCACCGACGAGGCGGGAGACCGGAAATGA
- a CDS encoding ABC transporter ATP-binding protein — protein MLQVSNLSRKFGDKLAVDDVSFDVPSGQMTGFVGANGAGKTTTMRMIMGVLSATSGEVLLDGAPLTAEARSTFGYMPEERGLYPKQPILDQLIYLGQLHRMTQADARKGALDLLDRFGLGGRTKDKLESLSLGNQQRVQIAASLLHKPNVLILDEPFSGLDPVAVDSMVDLLRERTSAGVPVLFSSHQLDLVDRLCDSMVVLQQGKVIASGTGDDLRARAVNRHRITVSPDAGWVRDEPGVRVLDVAGPTAVLEFDDDGARQRLLATALTRGSVEEFAPIRPSLSEIYREVTAV, from the coding sequence ATGCTGCAGGTTTCCAACCTGTCCCGAAAATTTGGGGACAAATTGGCGGTGGATGACGTCAGCTTTGATGTTCCGTCCGGCCAGATGACCGGTTTTGTGGGCGCCAACGGTGCCGGCAAAACCACCACCATGCGGATGATCATGGGGGTGCTGAGCGCAACCTCCGGTGAGGTGCTGCTCGACGGCGCTCCCCTGACTGCCGAGGCCCGGTCAACTTTCGGGTACATGCCCGAGGAACGCGGCCTCTACCCCAAGCAGCCAATCCTGGACCAGCTGATCTACCTTGGCCAGCTGCACCGGATGACCCAGGCCGACGCCCGAAAGGGCGCCCTGGACCTGCTGGATCGGTTCGGACTCGGCGGACGCACCAAGGACAAGCTGGAGTCCCTGTCCCTGGGCAACCAGCAGCGGGTGCAGATCGCGGCGTCCCTGCTGCACAAGCCAAATGTGCTGATCCTGGACGAGCCGTTCTCCGGCTTGGATCCGGTGGCCGTGGACTCCATGGTGGATCTGCTGCGCGAACGCACCTCCGCCGGAGTTCCGGTTCTTTTCTCCAGCCATCAGCTGGACCTGGTGGACCGGCTCTGCGACAGCATGGTGGTCCTGCAGCAGGGCAAGGTGATTGCCTCAGGCACGGGCGATGACCTGCGTGCCCGGGCCGTCAACCGGCACCGCATTACAGTTTCTCCGGATGCCGGCTGGGTGCGGGACGAGCCGGGGGTGCGCGTCCTGGACGTTGCCGGCCCCACCGCCGTCCTGGAGTTCGACGACGACGGGGCCCGGCAGCGCCTGCTCGCCACTGCACTCACCCGCGGCTCCGTGGAGGAGTTCGCCCCCATCCGTCCGTCCCTAAGCGAAATCTACCGTGAGGTGACCGCAGTATGA
- a CDS encoding response regulator: protein MTDPAKTIAEMKDDMNPIRVLLADDQALVRAGFAMMLSVEDEMEVVGQVANGAEAVDFAAANPVDVILMDVQMPVLDGIRATEQVVQAGTAKVIILTTFERDDYLFDAIRAGASGFLLKNADPDDLVAAVHAVACGHALLAPEVTIRVIERFARSLDAESAATAAGTPAPAPATAAQKLLASLTAREREVLVQVAAGRSNAEIAREMFLAEATVKTHISNLLAKIQVRDRVQAVVFAYESGLILPGENPSDSAARHCP, encoded by the coding sequence ATGACAGATCCCGCTAAGACTATTGCTGAGATGAAGGACGACATGAACCCCATTCGCGTACTGCTGGCCGATGACCAGGCCCTGGTTCGGGCGGGCTTTGCCATGATGCTCTCCGTCGAGGACGAGATGGAGGTGGTGGGGCAGGTGGCCAACGGCGCCGAAGCAGTGGATTTCGCCGCGGCTAACCCGGTGGACGTCATTCTGATGGACGTGCAGATGCCGGTGCTGGACGGAATCCGCGCCACAGAGCAGGTGGTGCAGGCCGGCACCGCCAAGGTCATCATCCTGACCACCTTCGAACGCGACGACTACCTCTTTGACGCCATCCGTGCCGGTGCGAGTGGTTTCCTGCTGAAGAACGCGGACCCGGATGACCTCGTGGCGGCAGTGCACGCCGTCGCCTGCGGCCACGCCCTGCTGGCGCCGGAAGTCACCATCCGCGTTATCGAACGTTTCGCCCGCTCGCTCGACGCCGAGTCAGCAGCCACTGCCGCCGGAACGCCGGCTCCTGCCCCGGCAACCGCCGCCCAGAAGCTCCTCGCCTCCCTGACCGCCCGCGAGCGCGAAGTCCTGGTCCAGGTTGCCGCCGGCCGAAGCAACGCCGAAATTGCCCGCGAAATGTTCCTGGCCGAAGCCACGGTCAAAACCCACATCTCCAACCTGCTCGCCAAGATCCAGGTCCGCGACCGGGTGCAGGCGGTGGTGTTCGCCTATGAAAGCGGACTCATCCTTCCGGGGGAGAACCCCTCGGATTCCGCTGCCCGCCACTGCCCCTAA
- a CDS encoding HNH endonuclease has translation MPWCGAPIRNIDHIRPFHQGGPSAADNLQGLCEACNQAKEAPGWIPR, from the coding sequence ATACCGTGGTGCGGAGCACCGATCCGGAACATCGACCACATTCGGCCCTTCCACCAGGGCGGACCCAGCGCCGCAGACAACCTGCAGGGACTGTGCGAAGCGTGCAACCAAGCCAAAGAAGCCCCCGGCTGGATTCCTCGATGA
- a CDS encoding MaoC family dehydratase, which translates to MTTTTAYSDLPDLVGSDLGFTDWRTITQEQVNTFADATDDHQWIHTDPERAKDGPFGAPIAHGFLTLSLLIPMWESLLTVDGVSTKVNYGLDKVRFVSPVKVGARIRMTAAIAGVTEVAGGYQLTVDVTIEIEGGAKPAVVARSLQRFYA; encoded by the coding sequence ATGACAACAACCACCGCCTATTCCGACCTGCCCGACCTCGTGGGCTCCGACCTCGGCTTCACTGACTGGCGGACGATAACGCAGGAGCAGGTCAACACCTTTGCGGACGCCACCGACGACCACCAGTGGATCCACACCGACCCCGAGCGTGCCAAGGACGGCCCCTTCGGCGCGCCCATCGCGCACGGGTTCCTCACCCTCTCCCTGCTCATTCCGATGTGGGAGTCGCTGCTTACTGTCGACGGCGTCTCCACGAAGGTCAATTACGGACTCGACAAAGTGCGCTTCGTCTCCCCCGTTAAGGTGGGCGCACGCATCCGGATGACCGCGGCCATCGCCGGGGTGACCGAAGTCGCCGGCGGCTACCAGCTCACCGTCGATGTCACGATTGAGATCGAGGGAGGCGCTAAGCCCGCGGTCGTCGCGCGTAGCCTGCAGCGCTTCTACGCCTGA
- a CDS encoding acyl-CoA dehydrogenase family protein produces MTLTASAIGIDPYGFAETHLSGAARAALAELAGILDREVRPLMADAWETATMPDGVLDALTPLNLMEPKDVPDHEARSSMFAGFRNYVLARTDVSVATLYNAQSGLFRTACALGGAPEQAANLDPEIRSFTLKGVFALTEPDHGSDIAGGMATTARRDGAHWVLDGAKRWIGGASSADVFAVFARDTADGQVKAFIVPRDAPGVALSPISGKIALRPMQNAVITLTGVRVSESNRLQGVNSWRDVSRILRAMRSDVAWIAAGLQAGALEATLDYVRKREQFGKPIGGFQLIQEKLARMLGNTVASLAMVVQLSARQDAGDFSDENSALAKMWTSLHARETVALAREILGGNGILLEHDVARFFADAEAVYSYEGTHEINSLIVGRALTGQSAFA; encoded by the coding sequence TCGCCGAACTCGCGGGCATCCTTGATCGTGAGGTGCGTCCCCTGATGGCAGACGCATGGGAGACCGCGACGATGCCCGACGGCGTGCTCGATGCCCTGACACCCCTGAATCTGATGGAGCCGAAGGACGTCCCGGATCACGAGGCACGCTCGTCGATGTTCGCCGGCTTTCGCAACTACGTACTCGCGCGCACAGACGTCTCCGTCGCCACCTTGTACAACGCACAGTCCGGACTGTTCCGCACCGCCTGCGCCCTCGGCGGGGCGCCCGAGCAGGCGGCGAATCTCGATCCGGAGATCCGCTCGTTCACGCTGAAGGGCGTGTTCGCCCTCACCGAGCCGGATCACGGTTCCGATATCGCTGGCGGCATGGCAACGACCGCACGGCGTGACGGCGCGCATTGGGTTTTGGACGGCGCTAAGCGCTGGATCGGTGGCGCGTCGTCGGCCGATGTGTTTGCTGTCTTCGCCCGGGATACCGCCGACGGGCAGGTCAAGGCCTTCATCGTGCCTCGGGATGCGCCCGGCGTTGCGCTGAGCCCCATCTCGGGCAAGATCGCCCTGCGGCCAATGCAGAACGCGGTTATTACTCTGACCGGTGTGCGTGTTTCCGAGTCCAACCGGTTGCAAGGCGTCAATTCGTGGCGCGATGTTTCCCGGATTCTCCGCGCCATGCGCTCGGATGTCGCTTGGATCGCCGCTGGCCTGCAGGCCGGTGCGCTTGAAGCCACGCTCGACTACGTGCGCAAGCGCGAGCAATTCGGAAAGCCGATTGGAGGCTTCCAACTCATTCAGGAAAAGCTTGCCCGCATGCTTGGCAACACAGTTGCCTCGCTCGCAATGGTCGTACAGCTCTCCGCCCGCCAGGATGCCGGCGACTTCAGCGACGAGAACTCCGCGCTGGCCAAGATGTGGACCTCGCTGCACGCGCGCGAGACCGTCGCCCTGGCGCGCGAAATCCTCGGCGGCAACGGGATCCTCCTTGAACACGACGTCGCACGGTTCTTCGCTGACGCGGAAGCCGTCTACTCGTACGAAGGAACGCACGAGATCAACTCCCTCATCGTCGGACGAGCCCTCACCGGCCAGTCCGCTTTCGCCTGA
- a CDS encoding sensor histidine kinase: MIDSATRAETAPAHSTGWIRDRLRKKNDDDWERPAPTRDQVRRDIIGTAAVILVAAIALETSRGFGAAGGEDRPIWLQHLVLALMVAPLALRRRFPITVLLVSSVLFFLLSTYMPAISTQLAFQAAYFASIYSGVAWARDRRLLRLALVAVVAAMALWLILGFTVSNFYDSFVESLNESATEDDDTYRGILPPLASYAFYSFLINAAFFGGAILFGLTSWRSAHQRERLAEQADQLRTQSAELAHQAVVNERLRIARELHDVVAHHIAVIGVHAGAARRVMEKKPETAAGALQTIEDSSREAVEEMRSLLGVLRASDEADPAGDGARRSPEPGLADLETLVAEHRANGLRVTFTRVEDIPGALDTVAAPLALSVYRTVQESLANVCRHSTAGSAVVALRTGSSDGVRWLEVETVDDGGPRPGSRAGSGFGLRGIRERAALHGGTADIGPRAGGGWRVRVRFTQR, translated from the coding sequence ATGATCGACAGCGCAACCAGAGCCGAGACCGCCCCGGCCCACAGCACAGGGTGGATCCGGGACCGGCTGCGGAAGAAGAACGACGACGACTGGGAACGTCCGGCACCCACGCGTGACCAGGTGCGGCGGGACATCATCGGAACCGCCGCGGTCATCCTGGTCGCCGCCATTGCACTCGAAACCAGCCGCGGCTTCGGCGCCGCGGGCGGCGAAGACCGACCGATCTGGCTGCAGCACCTGGTGCTCGCGCTGATGGTGGCGCCGCTGGCCCTGCGCCGGCGCTTCCCGATCACCGTGCTCCTGGTGTCCTCGGTGCTGTTCTTCCTCCTGAGCACGTACATGCCGGCCATCAGCACCCAGCTCGCTTTCCAGGCCGCGTATTTTGCCTCCATCTACTCCGGCGTGGCCTGGGCGCGGGACCGGCGGCTGCTTCGGCTTGCGCTGGTGGCGGTGGTCGCGGCAATGGCGCTGTGGCTGATCCTCGGCTTCACCGTGTCCAATTTCTACGACTCCTTTGTGGAAAGCCTTAACGAGAGCGCCACGGAAGACGATGACACCTACCGCGGCATCCTGCCTCCGCTGGCCTCCTACGCCTTTTACTCATTCCTGATCAATGCAGCCTTCTTCGGCGGAGCCATCCTCTTCGGCCTCACCTCCTGGCGCAGCGCGCACCAGCGCGAACGGCTCGCCGAACAGGCAGACCAGCTGCGCACCCAGTCGGCGGAACTCGCGCACCAGGCGGTGGTGAACGAACGGCTGCGGATCGCCCGCGAACTGCACGACGTCGTCGCGCACCACATCGCGGTCATCGGCGTCCATGCCGGAGCGGCACGGCGCGTGATGGAGAAGAAGCCGGAAACCGCGGCGGGAGCCCTGCAGACCATCGAAGACTCGAGCCGTGAGGCGGTGGAGGAAATGCGCTCCCTGCTGGGCGTGCTGCGGGCCAGCGACGAGGCGGATCCCGCCGGCGACGGCGCCCGGCGCAGCCCCGAACCGGGCCTTGCGGACCTTGAAACGCTGGTGGCCGAGCACCGGGCCAACGGACTGCGGGTGACCTTTACCCGCGTCGAAGACATCCCGGGTGCGCTGGACACCGTCGCGGCTCCGCTGGCGCTGTCCGTCTACCGCACCGTCCAGGAGTCCCTGGCCAACGTGTGCCGGCACTCCACCGCCGGTTCCGCCGTCGTGGCGCTGCGCACCGGTTCCTCCGACGGCGTGCGCTGGCTTGAAGTGGAGACGGTCGACGACGGCGGCCCCCGGCCGGGCAGCCGGGCCGGGTCCGGGTTCGGGCTGCGGGGAATCCGCGAGCGGGCGGCCCTGCACGGCGGTACGGCCGACATCGGGCCGCGCGCCGGCGGCGGCTGGCGGGTCCGCGTCCGCTTCACGCAGCGCTGA
- a CDS encoding ABC transporter permease, translated as MSTTTRPTPPWAIVTLREVMVKARDRSYLISTLVTLVLIVGTVVFNAYMSTRADEYTVAVTNSNSDITVTVPEGQTIVEAADEASRADGGTTRFKAVEASSPDDAKELVRSGEADAALLVGYDGWTLTGNEELDSGLQQGIADGLTAHALEINASQAGTTPEALLAGSEFQTALLNGSAENQFVAQFTGFVFGFLFYMAAIIFGMAIATSVLEEKQNRVVEILATAIPIRQLLYGKVAGNTVLAMIQLALYAGAALLALNFTDTADLAGTIIPASGWFLVFFLVGFLILASLWAMIGSMASRSEDLNNSSGPVLTVIIVALFAGLFAKGQLLVAASYIPVISTVAMPVRMLSSDVPLWETFLSLAIALAAAYALLRFGEKIYRRAVMQSGGALTLRKAMKLES; from the coding sequence ATGAGCACCACAACCCGTCCAACGCCGCCGTGGGCGATCGTCACCCTCCGCGAGGTCATGGTCAAGGCCCGCGACCGCAGCTACCTGATCTCCACTCTGGTCACGCTGGTGCTGATTGTGGGCACCGTGGTCTTCAACGCCTACATGAGCACCCGTGCGGATGAATACACCGTGGCCGTGACCAACTCGAATTCCGACATCACCGTGACCGTCCCGGAGGGGCAAACCATCGTTGAAGCCGCCGATGAAGCCAGCCGGGCCGACGGCGGCACCACGCGCTTCAAGGCTGTGGAAGCCTCCAGCCCGGACGATGCCAAGGAACTGGTCCGTTCCGGGGAGGCCGACGCCGCACTCCTGGTGGGCTACGACGGCTGGACACTGACCGGCAACGAAGAACTCGACAGCGGACTGCAGCAGGGCATCGCCGATGGCCTGACGGCCCATGCCCTGGAAATCAACGCGAGTCAGGCCGGGACCACGCCCGAAGCCCTGCTGGCCGGCAGCGAGTTCCAGACCGCCCTGCTGAACGGCAGCGCCGAGAACCAGTTTGTCGCCCAGTTCACGGGATTCGTGTTCGGGTTCCTCTTCTACATGGCCGCGATCATCTTCGGCATGGCCATTGCCACCTCGGTCTTGGAAGAGAAGCAGAACCGGGTGGTGGAAATCCTGGCCACGGCCATTCCGATCCGTCAGCTGCTCTACGGCAAGGTGGCCGGCAACACCGTCCTGGCCATGATCCAACTGGCCCTGTACGCCGGGGCCGCCCTGCTGGCCCTGAACTTCACCGACACCGCGGACCTGGCCGGGACCATCATTCCTGCCTCGGGCTGGTTCCTGGTCTTCTTCCTGGTCGGCTTCCTGATCCTTGCCTCCCTCTGGGCCATGATCGGTTCCATGGCTTCGCGGTCCGAGGATCTGAACAACAGCTCCGGGCCGGTGCTCACGGTGATCATCGTGGCCCTCTTTGCCGGTCTGTTCGCCAAGGGCCAGCTGCTGGTCGCGGCATCCTACATCCCCGTGATCTCCACCGTGGCGATGCCGGTGCGGATGCTCAGCTCCGATGTGCCGCTGTGGGAGACCTTCCTGTCACTGGCCATCGCCCTGGCCGCGGCCTACGCCCTGCTGCGCTTCGGCGAGAAGATCTACCGCCGGGCCGTGATGCAGAGCGGCGGCGCGCTGACCCTGCGTAAGGCGATGAAGCTGGAGTCCTAG
- a CDS encoding M20 metallopeptidase family protein, with the protein MFVSEVQAILPELVALRRELHQDPETGLDLPRTQERILAALEGLDLEITVGLKASSVVAVLRGADPGPAVLLRGDMDALPVTELTDLDYASTNGNMHACGHDLHVAGLVGAAKLLCAQQQDLAGSVIFMFQPGEEGHNGASLMIDEGVLDAAGERPVAAYGIHVRPGPLGVFRTKAGTLMAGANELRITVKGSGGHSSQPQTAVDPVPALTEIASALQTMSTRRFSVFDPIVLTVTQLEAGEAINVIPDTAKLGASVRTLSEESLDRVIVESKALAEGIAAAHGCSVDVDFTVRYPVTRNDAGRTREALTDLRALFGEDRVLESRDPLMGSEDFSLVLDEIPGTFLFLGATPPSVDPATVAWNHSPRVLFDDSVLGDQAAALAQLAYNRLT; encoded by the coding sequence ATGTTTGTTTCTGAAGTACAGGCAATCCTCCCGGAACTTGTGGCGCTGCGGCGCGAACTCCACCAGGATCCCGAAACCGGTCTCGATCTCCCGCGGACCCAGGAGCGGATCCTTGCGGCGCTGGAGGGCCTTGACCTGGAAATCACGGTCGGGCTGAAGGCGTCATCTGTTGTCGCTGTGCTCCGCGGCGCCGACCCGGGGCCGGCCGTCCTGCTGCGTGGGGACATGGATGCCCTGCCGGTGACCGAACTGACAGATCTGGACTACGCCTCGACCAACGGAAACATGCACGCCTGCGGGCACGATCTCCATGTGGCCGGGCTGGTGGGTGCTGCAAAGCTGCTGTGCGCTCAGCAACAGGATCTCGCCGGGAGCGTCATCTTTATGTTCCAGCCCGGCGAAGAAGGCCACAACGGAGCCAGCCTGATGATCGACGAGGGCGTGCTCGACGCCGCCGGGGAACGTCCCGTTGCCGCCTACGGAATCCATGTGCGTCCCGGTCCGCTGGGGGTTTTCCGCACCAAGGCCGGCACCCTGATGGCCGGAGCCAACGAGCTGCGGATTACTGTGAAGGGCTCCGGCGGCCACAGCTCCCAGCCGCAGACCGCCGTCGACCCTGTTCCCGCCCTCACCGAAATCGCTTCTGCGCTGCAGACCATGTCCACCCGCCGGTTCTCGGTGTTTGACCCGATTGTCCTGACCGTCACCCAGCTGGAGGCCGGGGAAGCCATCAACGTCATTCCTGATACGGCTAAGCTCGGGGCATCCGTGCGCACCCTGTCCGAGGAGTCGCTGGACCGGGTGATCGTTGAGTCGAAGGCGCTCGCCGAAGGGATTGCGGCTGCGCACGGCTGCAGTGTCGACGTCGATTTCACCGTCCGCTATCCGGTCACCCGCAACGATGCCGGCCGGACCCGCGAGGCACTGACCGATCTGCGGGCACTGTTTGGTGAAGACCGGGTGCTGGAATCCCGTGATCCGCTGATGGGGTCCGAGGATTTCTCCCTGGTGCTGGACGAAATCCCCGGGACCTTCCTGTTCCTTGGCGCCACACCGCCGTCGGTGGATCCAGCAACCGTCGCCTGGAACCATTCACCGCGGGTGCTCTTTGACGACTCCGTGCTGGGCGACCAGGCCGCAGCACTTGCCCAGCTGGCGTACAACCGCCTGACGTAG